TATcgttttccttagacaatatttgccccccacacttttgttgctaaagggttattGCAAATTTGTCACCAGGATACAACCAAGATGTTGAGTTCTATAGATAGCAATTTTGGAGAATGACTacaggatttcttgtgtttctctcaAACTTACTCTTTTGTGGAGTTAGTTTTTTCAAGAGAacataagcctctatttatacccatagggttATGTTTCATGAAAAGGCACATATagagagttagttatttttcaagtgaacataagccTGTTTCATGAGAAGGCACGTATAGaaagttatttctttttttataaaacagttaacaaagattgaaacctcttcaacctttttgAATAGtcatcaaaaaattgtaaaaattttcattaaattaatattttcaaattttcacttagaaaattccagaacttgaattttcactttatgaaatcatattctccaaactcaaacgtcattattacaacctatccttgtatatacctatatatacaatacatataatataatacgAATTTTGGTATTATGAATACTTGCGAGAATGTTCATGTTGAGATGTTTCCCATTCTGAGAAAGaactttttgtttaaagtataCATGATAATTTAGAAGTAATTTGATATTTGTTCACCTTTAACTAGCAATATCACGGTATTGAAAGTATATGTTGTTGATCATTGAATATAGGAAAATGATTAGCTTTGAAACATATGATGATATAAGCACATTGACTCGGTACTGTAGCTAAGTCCTAAAAAGGGGATTGCACTTTTGGTAGctccaacaaaagaaaaaaaaacaaaacaaaacaaaacaaacaaagattttATTAGTCTTAAGTTGTGTTTGTTTCCGGTGCTaaagaaatatgaaaaagattttaCACTATCAGTTGTGTATGGGTTGGCTGCAAAAAACTCactcaaaccaaaaataaatttcagttGTGTGTAAAATTTCAAGTGTAAAACCATTTACACTTGTATTTCACCTTCAAACGAATCACATCCGTTTTCAActtctaagagagagagagagagagagctcaccGTCACTCCAGCCTAACTCCACTGCCATCTGTGGGCAATCCTCTCATCGTCAATCAAGGTAAACTTTTCCTCCCTCatcctctctcttcctccctctgCCACCAATTTTTCTCCCTCTTAGCTTCCTCCCTTTGCCACCATGTCAAGATTTGAcctcactctctctccctctctcaagATTGGTGTCTGGTTTGAGaaagattggatttttttttttcttatttcggattttatatttatatattgggattttctattttaatatttgtttggaagtgtgaaaatatgataaattaatagaaaatgtgatttttggagAATTTTCAAGAGCATAACCAAAcatcttaaaatatttttccttccaAATCATTTTTTGAGATGCAACTagacacttgaaaatatttttctttcaaaaaaaatattttcacttaaaaataatttacgctctaaaaatattttatatcgaGTGAAACACAACCTTAGTTTCAAAGATGGACTGGCTAGCTTTAGCTCCAAAAAGGGAGCTACCTTACAAAGGTTCTCGGTCATTTAAAAGGAGTCACATCATTATTCAACTAGGGGatgtaaattgaaaattttaaaacatgagTGACCAAAATAATGACACCAATAATCATTAACAAATCAAAAAAGAGGGAGTAAAATGCAATTTGGCCAAACTTAAAAAGTGTGGAAATGTGGGAACATTCATTCAACATTGTTCATTTCCCGCGCTTGCCAAGCCAAACAGATACCaaaaccccaaacccaaaatggaagaagaagaacaacaacaacaacacaaccCCAACCCCTGCCCCTGGGAAGCACTAGATATAGACTTAGACGATGAAGAAGAGAACCACTCACATTCACTACTACCGATTCTCCAACGCTGCTCTCAAACCCTAACCACTCAGTCCCAATCCCAATCCCAAACCTCGAAGTCAAAGTCTTCCTCGCCTCCGCTCATTCCAGGCCCCGCCGGAGATCTTCAATCTGCAATGCACCACCGCAGAAGGACCCAAGAGGAATTGGTCCCTACTCAGGAGTTCATAAGGAGAGTTGTCGAAAATCCTCATCGCCACGATGATCATGATTTCTCTACCAATCCCTGGCTTTGCGCTCTCGATTTTCTTAGCCATcaaggttttatattttattttattaatagatTTTGAGAATGTTAATTGCCTGATTAGTGGCTTCTGACTTCTTCGTTTTTTTTCAAGGTAACGGTGTGGCGACAAGGACGACTCTTAGCTCAATCAAGAATGGGCTTAATTCGGAGAGAGTGGCTCAGGTATTGATTAATTATTGTGAATTTTATGatatttggatttgtttttttcctGAGAAAACATGAGGACAAGATGAAAAAGGAAAGTGGATTTAGTTATTAGAAAAAGATTTAGGAACTGatatatgaaataattttatacttTAGATAGTTCAATTAGGTCTTTGAAGTTGGCCTCTTCTATATGTATCAAGATCATAGATATGATTTTAGCAATAATTAGAGGCTTCTTATTTGAAACacattatttaaatttaggttaaaaaattgttttcatccTTAAAGTGTTGCATGAATTTCTGTTTTTATCCCTATACTTTAAAAGGTTTgttttttgtccttaaactattgaaaatgtttcactctttgtccttaatttttttattaaaaaaaattataaaaaaaagatcttttttTAATCCTGAACTattgaaaaaagtttttaatttttttttcatccctattttCACCCCTAAACTATTTGACAAAAGGTCTTTACAAAGTTTTGGATGAAAAACGAACTACATGTAAACTTTAGggaagaaaatattattgaatCCTTTAATTTATTGTCTTAAATACATGGTTGGTATTTAAAGTTTAGCACACGAGTGATTTTAGTTCCTAAAGCTTAAAGTAATCATTTTTAGTCTCAAATGACATGGACAAACAAAAAAGCAAGCATGTCTTCACTccatagggactaaaagtggttaCTTTAAGTTTGTTAGAAACTAAAAGCAATCATTTTAAACTTCAGATACTAAAAACACTAATGAGCTAAAGTTTAGGGACAGATGGTGTATTTTAGTCTAGTTTTTTTAGAACTTGATGATTATATGTTGTATTCTGATTTTATATGGTTGCTTGCATTTAGGTTGTTGCCATTATCAAATCGTGCACACCAAATGGTCTCGGTGACATGATGGTGACTCTGAAggtaaaattaataaaatgtgGCGATAAATGCAATGTGTATTTCTTGTTCACCTTTACATTAGTTGTGTGGGTATTGAGTATTTCTCATCTGACTTAAATGTTTGATTTCAGGATCCTACAGGTTCAATCAATGCTAGCATACACCACAAAGTTCTTAGTGAGGGAGAGTTTGCAAAGGATATATCTGTTGGTGCAGTTTTAGTCCTCCAGAAGGTATGATTTCATTCTTTCaaattgaaagtattttggtttGTAATGAACGTGTTTAAATTGGTATTTCTATCTTACTAAAGTAAAaccagcatttttttttttcaaaataatgaaaacttGAAGTCTTGAACTTGATTCTGTATTCATGTTGTTTACATTTGGGATTGGTCAAGACATGTTTCTCATTATTTACTTATTCATTCATTTTCAGGTTGCTCTGTTCTCCCCTTCACGCTCTGCACACTACCTGAATATAACACTAAGCAACTTGGTCAAGGTACATGTTCTTCTGTTGTTCGCAAGTTAGCCAACCTATTACTAGGGGCTTAGTgcttctaataataataataaatgaataaaagacTTCTTGGAGTGAGTGATTGTGGTTTGGCCACATTtgtcttttttcatttctttgacATATTAGAGGTTAGAGGACATTAATACTTGGGATTTTGTGTTTTCTGAACAATGAATGTGCTTCAGATATATGTTTGGCCAGTATCAGTGCCCAGTTTGTTGATACCCACTTGTCCATCGGCTATGGATCATTTTCCTCAGTATGGATTTCTGCAGTCACTGGTATAGCTTGGAGTGAATCTCTCTAGGATACTGCATGGTGGGTACATTGTCTAATATTGCATAGTGTTATGCCAACTTGGGGCATAGATGTCAACAAAACTGAAGCTTAGAACCTTAGTTGTATGTATGAGATTGAGATGGTACAAAGATGTCTTACTGTAACAACTTCTACTCTGATATAccatataattttcttttttttttttacttaagcATATAGTAGTGTTTATTCCAAGTCCCAAGATCTAAGTGAGATCTAAGTAAAATCTTTGAGTCTACTTCACATTGTAAAACATGCCCCAAGCAATTCCCTTTGTGTACCCTGATGTAAAATGTTAAGATTACAGGTCATTTCAAAGGAGAGTGCGCCTCCagtaaaacaaaaactttcTGCATCACCAATCAAACACACTGCTCCTGAACCTGGTAGGTGGTGTGATTCTAGTTCTGTTTTCTAATTTTACAATGTAGTTGAAGTTTTGTTGAGCTAGGTGCTGGCATTAGTACTAGCTAATGAGATTTCCTTATAACCTTTTGATTTCTCATCGATAAGAGGCAGAGCAGAATTGTTTTGTGTATCTCACTGTCGATTAATACCCCTTCATGTACCAGAATGCAGTAAAAAGTCCTGGATACCACACAGAACGTTTTCTCTGTCACAGAATGGAACTGAAGGAATCATGAATAGCCTCAGACAAACTTCTAATTCGTTTGTATCTGCCCATAATGATAAGGAGATGGAGAGAGGAAATGCAGCAGTACAACGTGACTGCTTTGGCAATggaaacaaaagaaaccaaaatgaTGTTGTAGAGAAAGAACCCTTATCAGCGAGACTTGGTACGGTCAATGGAATCACTGCAGTGGCTTCTAGAAAGGAAATCTTTTGTAGTGACGAAGAAATTGTGATGAGTGACAAACCCAACTCTTCTAAACAGACTGAAGGAGGCAATCCATTACGCAACAACCAAGCCAGTAGTAATGCAGCAAACTTCATTGATGTTCCTGATGATCAAGAAAGTGGTCGGATAACTGGAGTTAACAAGAAGGATCAGCCATTAATTTCAAGTACATCACTCCCACAGTGGACAGATGAACAGTTGGATGCGCTTATGGAGATGGAATTTGACTGAGGTAACGATGGGTCTTTTCTACAGCTTTTCATTTTGTCACAATCATAATCAGAGAAGGTGACATTGATCCTGAAAGTGTACAGATTACACGTTGTACTGTTTTCCATCTATTGTAAATGTTTTCAAATGATGAAAGCTTAGAAATCAGAGTCTCGGTTCAGTTTATTGGAATTTTTTGCAGAAATGTTagaaaattttgtcattttataattGCATTTAATGATTTTTGCCATGCTTGTGTATATGGTGGGACAATAATAGTTTGCTATTGGTCAATGGTCaacatatcttcaaatatatATCAGATTCTGCTGCTGAAATTCGTTTATATGTTGTACATAATCCTACTGAATCTAAActtaataagaaaattataaatcagAAGTAGTGTCAATTAAAGTTCTAATGCATTTGTatccattttttatatttggcGAACATAATGATGAAAAGACAGGTTTCTCTGGGACTTGGAGCCTGGGGGATCAAAGCCAGTTTCTACTATGCTGTTGTGATTCCTTTCCCACGAAAGTAGACATAATATCTAataatgtttgaatttaatataTGGAGTTTTAACCCATGCCATTGGAAATAAACATCTAATTATGTAAATAGACGtatttttgccttaattttgcTGGTATAGTTACTTGAATGCAAGGATTTGTCAACTTCGGGAGTTAAAGTGATCCCCTaaccaaaataatatatgtgcTCAACTATCAAACTCGTTATCAAGTTCAGTGCCCACTTCGACTCTGCCAATGACTTTAATGAAACTACTAGGAATGAATTTCTTCTCATCATAGGATACAACAGAAACGGTAATGAGAATGAGATTGTGCATTTTAAGCTGCCAGTTTAAGAGCCAACCTTCACGGTGTTCTGCAGCACTACTGCAAGCAAATATTGTCTGTCCCCATCtcatcactttttctttttctttttctttttcttttttcttgtaatgAGAGAAATTCCATGTACTTCCCTCATAGAAATAAGCCCCATGTTAACTtatcaaaatggcttttatACCCTTTCTCACACTACGACCCAAGGACACAGCTTGGGGTAATTAGGTATCCAAAAAGATATCCCACCCTGtttcttccccctttttttgtggataatttgatatttacaatTACAGGGGAGAAGTTAGTTGAAGTTTAGACATCTCTGTTTTAGGAAGTACTAGTTGAGCTGCACGACTTTTGACCACCATTTTTCATGAATTGTCCAATAAGCTGGAAGTCCACAAAGATGTGAAAAGTTCTCAATCTCCGCTAAGAATCAAAGAGGCAATTTGTGGCTTTTGTGTGAATTGGCTTTGGTTGTTAATTACGGTGAAATTTTGTGGAGTATGGGTCTTATATGATATGAACCTATTAgttatttcttcattatttttaaCAGTTTCATACTTGGGCAGTTGGAATATCTCTATTCCATACATATTCATTGCTAAAGTATGCAAGGTATTTGGAACAAttggtatttttcttttatgtagaTTTCTATACCATTCAAtagaaaaattttctaatttctttgtttggatAGCAAAATTTGGTCAcatgaatttaaatttgaatgattaaaaTCCGAATACCTTGTTTAGATAGTTTACAAATGGTGaaagatttggatttggatgtAACAAATCCGCCAAACCttaaaatctttaaatttgaaataaattctcAACCtgtaagattttaaaaatccatatgatatatttaaatatttatagattTGAAATTACTACATTTCAATCCATCactttaaaatccaaatttaagtATCCAGACGCAACCGTAATATAAGGGTTCTCTCCATTGTATTTGATTTGGGTTCATAGTTAGCGACTGATAAGTATagtttcctccaaaaaaaaaaatttataaataataaataaatatatgagtGGACTGAAGAATTACATTGACGCCAAGAACTTTGTGACGAGAAATCCGCTTACTCTCCATACAACCATATTACTGGTGAATATATTACTCTCCATACAATTATATACTAATGAACAAGTAATCGCAAAATCCACTTAAATGAGCAAAAGCAAATTCCACAAGAAGTTATTTGATAGTTATACTCAACCATATGCACTGAACCTCACCTCAAAAATAGAACAACTTGAATGCAAAATACTTGGAAGATACAAAATTGACCTATACTTGCACATACTAGATTAAGCAACAAAACAATTGTCAGACCtctaaaaagaaggaaaagattatcgtatttctttctttcttttcagtacataaagtttttgtttttgctcgTAAAGAAGACCCCAAAAAATCCATCTTCATGAGATTGTTAAGACCTGTGGCAATCATCAACCGTTTGAAAGGGTCCAGAAACAAATTAAGCCTCCCAGAAGTTCTGCCAAAATTTGAACATGACTACTGAAATAGCTTCTTTAATCTGTCAACAGATTGTCCTGCTCTTTTATTGGTGGGCTCAAGGACAAGTGCATATCCAAAATCTGCAAAAATACCATTAACCAAATGATTCAAGAaatgaaaccaaaacaaaaacacgtGATGAAGTGAAACCAAAGTTAAGAAAACAAGATGT
The Quercus lobata isolate SW786 chromosome 10, ValleyOak3.0 Primary Assembly, whole genome shotgun sequence DNA segment above includes these coding regions:
- the LOC115962516 gene encoding uncharacterized protein LOC115962516 yields the protein MEEEEQQQQHNPNPCPWEALDIDLDDEEENHSHSLLPILQRCSQTLTTQSQSQSQTSKSKSSSPPLIPGPAGDLQSAMHHRRRTQEELVPTQEFIRRVVENPHRHDDHDFSTNPWLCALDFLSHQGNGVATRTTLSSIKNGLNSERVAQVVAIIKSCTPNGLGDMMVTLKDPTGSINASIHHKVLSEGEFAKDISVGAVLVLQKVALFSPSRSAHYLNITLSNLVKVISKESAPPVKQKLSASPIKHTAPEPECSKKSWIPHRTFSLSQNGTEGIMNSLRQTSNSFVSAHNDKEMERGNAAVQRDCFGNGNKRNQNDVVEKEPLSARLGTVNGITAVASRKEIFCSDEEIVMSDKPNSSKQTEGGNPLRNNQASSNAANFIDVPDDQESGRITGVNKKDQPLISSTSLPQWTDEQLDALMEMEFD